A window of the Mucilaginibacter sp. cycad4 genome harbors these coding sequences:
- a CDS encoding sodium/solute symporter (Members of the Solute:Sodium Symporter (SSS), TC 2.A.21 as described in tcdb.org, catalyze solute:Na+ symport. Known solutes for members of the family include sugars, amino acids, nucleosides, inositols, vitamins, urea or anions, depending on the system.), with protein MILGMSNIVSRLTLLDYSVVAVYLIILMVIGYRASFGNKNKTDETLFLANKSLGWASIGFNMWGTNVGPSMLLAFASIGYSTGIVAVNFDWYAFVFLMLLALVFAPKYIAAKVSTMPEFMGNRYGDSTRNILAWYALIKMLISWLSLGLFAGGFLVRQILGIPMWQSVIVLVSFAGLFAFTGGLKAIAKVNVFQMLLLIGVSLTLTVLGVNKAGGLSAVFHQTPANYWNLIHPASDVKYPWYAILLGYPVSAVAFFCTDQAMVQSVLGAKNLEQGQLGVNFIGWLKILSLPLFILTGILCFILYPHLNDPALAYMTMVTNLFPPGMNGLVIVVLIAVLVGTIGSSLNSLSTVFTMDIYAEKINPNATNKDLIRVGRYTVIAGCLFAIGMALAIDSIKGLNLFDVFQSVLGFIAPPLAVVFLLTVYWKRTTRKAVNTILSAGSAFSLGTGVVYLWVLPSDKYSFWPHYLMLSFFIFVFLAASAVLISLLDKSPAVYVAEKSETETTSKPTRRVKVAWALLTIVMIALYLIFNGH; from the coding sequence ATGATATTAGGCATGAGCAATATCGTATCGCGCCTCACGCTGCTGGATTATTCGGTGGTTGCCGTGTACCTGATTATTTTAATGGTGATCGGTTACCGCGCCAGTTTCGGCAATAAAAACAAAACGGACGAAACGCTTTTCCTCGCCAATAAATCGTTGGGCTGGGCAAGTATCGGTTTTAACATGTGGGGCACCAATGTGGGGCCGTCTATGTTGCTGGCTTTTGCCAGTATCGGTTATAGCACGGGTATTGTAGCTGTCAATTTCGATTGGTATGCCTTTGTTTTCCTGATGCTGCTGGCGCTTGTTTTTGCGCCGAAGTACATTGCTGCCAAAGTATCAACCATGCCTGAGTTTATGGGCAATCGTTATGGTGATTCAACCCGTAACATCCTGGCCTGGTACGCCCTCATCAAAATGCTGATCTCATGGCTTTCGCTTGGCCTGTTTGCAGGTGGCTTTTTGGTAAGGCAGATCCTCGGGATCCCCATGTGGCAATCGGTTATTGTACTGGTATCTTTTGCGGGTTTATTTGCCTTTACAGGCGGTTTAAAAGCTATTGCCAAGGTAAATGTCTTCCAGATGCTGCTGCTTATTGGTGTATCGCTAACGCTGACTGTTTTGGGCGTAAACAAAGCAGGCGGGCTATCAGCGGTATTTCATCAAACACCCGCAAATTACTGGAACCTCATTCACCCGGCGAGTGATGTTAAATATCCATGGTATGCTATTTTGTTAGGCTACCCGGTATCGGCTGTGGCTTTTTTCTGTACAGATCAGGCCATGGTACAATCGGTACTTGGGGCTAAAAACCTGGAGCAAGGGCAGCTTGGCGTAAACTTTATTGGCTGGCTTAAAATACTGTCGCTGCCGCTGTTCATCCTCACTGGCATTTTGTGTTTTATCCTGTATCCGCATTTAAATGACCCGGCATTAGCCTATATGACTATGGTTACTAACCTGTTCCCTCCGGGGATGAATGGGCTGGTTATTGTAGTATTGATAGCGGTATTAGTAGGTACCATAGGTTCATCATTAAACTCGCTGAGCACGGTTTTTACCATGGATATTTATGCCGAAAAAATCAACCCTAATGCTACCAATAAAGATTTGATCAGGGTTGGGCGTTATACCGTAATTGCCGGTTGCCTGTTTGCCATAGGTATGGCGCTGGCTATTGACAGTATTAAAGGCCTCAACCTGTTTGATGTGTTTCAATCGGTATTAGGCTTTATTGCGCCGCCGCTGGCTGTTGTTTTCCTGCTTACCGTTTACTGGAAACGCACCACCCGCAAAGCGGTGAATACTATCCTTTCGGCAGGTTCGGCCTTTAGTTTGGGCACGGGTGTGGTTTACTTGTGGGTGCTTCCGTCCGATAAGTATAGCTTTTGGCCGCATTACCTGATGCTGTCGTTTTTCATATTTGTTTTCCTGGCGGCATCTGCCGTTTTGATCTCGCTTCTTGATAAGTCGCCGGCTGTTTATGTTGCCGAAAAATCTGAAACAGAAACTACTTCAAAACCTACCCGGCGTGTAAAAGTAGCCTGGGCGCTGCTTACCATAGTCATGATTGCTTTATATCTCATTTTCAACGGACATTAA
- a CDS encoding glycosyl hydrolase: MRKYILIIGFCCLFLPGIAQQRKSLQKDALEQAFLHPPESAKPWVFWYWMQGAVSREGITADLLAMKQAGIAGAYLMPIKGPANPPFITPSINQLSPEWWAMVKFTMQEADRIGVKLAMHDSDGFALAGGPWITPELSMQKVVWSKVEVEGGKTYHDTLPVPKHYKNYYKDIEVLAYPSLPGERISSYDEHPKVSSSVPNTDVQYLAEKGNTKSFTSNEQCWLQLEFEKPFTCRSLIIHTSASNYQSQRLLLEVSDDGKDFRSLGRLEPPRHGWQDGDAEITNAITPATAKYFRFTYDKEGSEPGAEDLDFAKWKPTLKLSGIELLAEPLIHQYESKNGEVWRLSKQTTDVQLPANLCVDKSKIINLTDKLGADGKLNWQVPAGKWTIIRIGHTSTGHTNATGGGGIGLECDKFNPEAAKIQFDNWFGKAVKQAGPELAKRVLKIFHVDSWECGSQNWSPVFAAEFKRRRGYDLLPYLPLIAGVPMESTEKSEKVLADVRQTIAELLVDNFYGTMAKLAHEQGCTFTAESVAPTMMSDGMLHYQKADIPMGEFWFRSPTHDKPNDMLDAISGGHIYGKNIIQAEAFTELRLLWDEHPGMLKTAADRNFALGINRYVFHVNVHNPWLDRRPGMTLDGIGLFFQRDQTWWQPGKAWFDYISRCQAMLQQGHPVADIAVFTGEETPRRAILPDRLVSTLPGIFGVERVKQETERLTNKGVPIINSIEDASHSANMALPKNWIDPLRGYNYDSFNKDALLRLATVKNGRIILPGGASYTMLIVPGPSQMSPQPWQLSAEVVKKLQQLVNDGATILLGDQRMKAILSKSSAGRLLIGPYQKQTFDELGVTRDLIATDSVDQQAKDLAWTHRSSANLDIYFVSNQQAINRTIDLSLRVAGRVPEFWDPLTGEIRQLNNTGKLPRTKVKLDLAANGSAFIVFRNASSVAKNGDNNPAHFKTIQTFTNWQVQFDPKFGGPAKPVKVEQSFDWSRSANDSIRYYSGTAVYNHTFHFTGKAGDKVYLDLGNVANMAQVYLNGINCGTAWTYPYRVGLSKAIKSGENKLIIKVTNTWANRLMGDHALPENKRITWTNAPYRLEGRPLLPAGLLNPVKLIINIP; this comes from the coding sequence ATGAGGAAATACATTCTTATAATCGGCTTTTGTTGCCTCTTTTTACCGGGGATAGCCCAGCAACGTAAATCGTTGCAAAAGGACGCTTTGGAACAAGCCTTTTTGCACCCGCCAGAATCTGCAAAGCCCTGGGTGTTTTGGTACTGGATGCAGGGCGCAGTAAGCCGTGAAGGTATCACGGCCGATCTGCTGGCCATGAAACAGGCCGGGATAGCCGGCGCTTATTTAATGCCGATCAAAGGGCCTGCTAATCCGCCATTTATTACCCCATCAATTAACCAGCTAAGCCCGGAGTGGTGGGCTATGGTAAAGTTTACCATGCAGGAAGCCGACAGGATAGGCGTAAAACTGGCTATGCATGATAGCGATGGTTTCGCGTTGGCGGGCGGTCCATGGATAACTCCCGAGCTTTCCATGCAGAAAGTGGTATGGTCAAAAGTTGAGGTTGAAGGCGGCAAAACCTATCATGATACTTTGCCTGTTCCAAAGCACTATAAAAACTACTATAAGGATATCGAAGTACTGGCCTATCCATCCCTCCCGGGCGAGCGAATAAGCAGTTATGATGAGCATCCGAAGGTAAGCAGCAGTGTGCCAAATACCGATGTGCAATATCTTGCGGAGAAAGGAAATACCAAAAGCTTTACAAGCAACGAGCAATGCTGGCTGCAGCTGGAATTTGAAAAGCCATTTACCTGCCGTTCGCTCATTATTCATACTTCGGCAAGTAATTACCAGTCGCAAAGGTTGTTACTTGAAGTAAGTGACGATGGGAAGGATTTTCGTTCGTTAGGCAGATTGGAGCCGCCACGCCACGGCTGGCAGGATGGGGATGCGGAGATCACAAACGCTATTACCCCAGCAACGGCAAAATATTTCAGATTTACGTATGATAAAGAAGGTTCTGAACCTGGAGCCGAAGACCTGGATTTTGCCAAATGGAAGCCAACGCTGAAACTATCAGGTATCGAATTACTGGCCGAACCACTCATCCATCAGTATGAAAGTAAGAACGGAGAGGTTTGGCGTTTAAGTAAACAAACTACAGATGTTCAATTGCCGGCTAACCTTTGTGTAGATAAAAGTAAGATCATTAACCTTACCGATAAATTAGGGGCTGATGGTAAACTGAACTGGCAGGTACCGGCGGGTAAATGGACTATCATCCGTATCGGGCATACTTCAACCGGACATACCAACGCTACAGGCGGTGGCGGTATTGGCTTGGAGTGTGATAAGTTTAACCCGGAGGCTGCCAAAATACAGTTTGATAACTGGTTTGGTAAGGCTGTAAAACAGGCTGGGCCGGAGTTGGCTAAACGTGTTTTGAAAATTTTTCATGTGGATAGCTGGGAATGCGGCAGTCAAAACTGGTCGCCGGTTTTTGCTGCGGAATTTAAAAGGAGGAGAGGGTACGATCTGTTGCCATATCTTCCGTTGATAGCCGGTGTACCGATGGAGAGCACGGAAAAATCTGAAAAGGTATTGGCCGATGTAAGGCAAACCATTGCCGAATTACTGGTAGATAATTTCTACGGCACCATGGCTAAACTGGCGCATGAACAAGGCTGCACATTTACTGCCGAAAGCGTTGCCCCAACCATGATGAGCGATGGCATGCTGCATTATCAAAAGGCTGATATCCCGATGGGCGAGTTTTGGTTCAGGAGCCCTACACATGATAAGCCCAATGATATGCTGGATGCCATATCGGGCGGACATATCTACGGCAAAAATATTATCCAGGCCGAAGCTTTTACCGAGCTGCGGTTACTATGGGACGAGCATCCCGGCATGCTCAAAACCGCTGCCGACCGCAATTTTGCCCTCGGCATCAATCGCTATGTTTTCCATGTGAATGTGCATAACCCCTGGCTTGACCGTAGGCCGGGTATGACGCTGGATGGCATCGGCTTGTTTTTTCAGCGCGACCAAACCTGGTGGCAGCCGGGTAAAGCCTGGTTTGATTATATCAGTCGTTGCCAGGCCATGCTGCAACAGGGCCATCCGGTTGCTGATATTGCCGTATTTACCGGTGAAGAAACACCCCGCCGCGCTATTTTACCCGACAGGCTGGTTAGTACCCTTCCCGGAATCTTCGGCGTGGAACGGGTAAAGCAGGAAACAGAGCGCTTAACCAACAAAGGTGTACCCATCATTAATTCGATTGAGGATGCAAGCCATTCGGCTAATATGGCGCTGCCCAAAAACTGGATAGACCCGCTGCGAGGATATAACTATGATTCTTTTAACAAAGATGCGCTATTGCGTTTAGCTACGGTAAAAAACGGCAGGATCATTTTACCTGGTGGAGCGAGTTATACTATGCTGATTGTACCGGGGCCAAGCCAGATGTCACCGCAGCCATGGCAGTTGTCGGCGGAAGTCGTAAAAAAACTTCAGCAACTTGTAAATGATGGTGCTACCATTTTATTGGGCGATCAGCGGATGAAGGCTATTTTATCTAAAAGTTCTGCGGGCAGATTGCTCATTGGCCCTTATCAAAAACAAACGTTTGACGAATTGGGCGTAACCCGTGATCTGATAGCGACGGACTCTGTTGATCAGCAGGCAAAGGATCTGGCCTGGACACATCGCAGCTCGGCTAATCTTGATATTTATTTTGTCTCCAATCAGCAGGCTATAAATCGCACTATCGATTTATCATTGAGGGTGGCGGGCCGTGTCCCCGAATTTTGGGACCCTTTAACCGGTGAGATCAGGCAATTGAATAACACCGGTAAGTTGCCTCGTACAAAGGTTAAGCTTGATTTGGCAGCTAATGGCTCCGCTTTTATCGTTTTCAGAAATGCTTCTTCTGTAGCAAAAAACGGTGATAATAACCCTGCGCATTTTAAAACGATACAAACTTTTACAAACTGGCAGGTACAGTTTGATCCTAAATTTGGCGGCCCTGCGAAGCCTGTGAAAGTCGAGCAATCTTTTGATTGGTCGCGTAGTGCTAATGATAGTATTCGTTATTATTCGGGTACAGCGGTTTACAATCATACGTTTCACTTTACCGGTAAAGCTGGGGACAAAGTATACCTTGATCTGGGAAATGTTGCCAACATGGCCCAAGTGTATTTGAACGGTATTAATTGCGGCACAGCCTGGACTTATCCTTACCGGGTAGGTTTGAGTAAAGCCATCAAATCCGGCGAAAATAAACTGATAATCAAAGTAACCAACACTTGGGCTAACCGCCTGATGGGCGATCATGCCCTGCCCGAAAATAAACGTATTACCTGGACAAACGCCCCTTACCGGTTGGAGGGCCGCCCGCTTTTGCCGGCCGGTTTGCTGAACCCGGTGAAATTGATCATTAATATCCCTTAA
- a CDS encoding alpha-L-rhamnosidase C-terminal domain-containing protein, translating into MHKISTHIKLPKHHVFIMLFIFMFFADMAKAQKATWIWYPGDYEVWLSNKMQNRRTERGAFFPPFWKLDSHYVLVDFHKDFTLASPETVELAVEGQYNVKLDGKALAGYPKNIHVPAGRHRLSLKVYNQAAAPAIFVKGQQLVSDTSWLVTYEDKEWIDESGKTSDVSATKYVNAGDWNFDSVDKIPSAFRLPTEEHKAEKTERKEHSILVDFGKETFGYAKLIGLKGKGSIKLCYGESKEEALAQSTCELLDSIYINQPQKADFTMEGSRAFRYINVLFDDNVSADDISMLYEYSSVEQRGSFKCSDELVNKIWDVSAYTLHLNTREFFIDGIKRDRWIWSGDAYQSYLMNYYLYFDSPTVTRTLYALRGKDPVTSHINTIMDYTFYWFMGIYDYYQYTGDKSFIKQMYPRMQSLMSYCLQRRDKNGLMEGLPGDWVFIDWADKLSKKGEVSFEQLLLCRSLETMALCADIMQDGSGKTQYEQLSTGLKSKIFDLYWNKDKHAFVHSLVEGKQSDNVTRYTNMFSIFFNYLNPDQQQEIKKYVLLNNNIQKITTPYMRFYELEALCAMGEQSYVLKEMKDYWGGMLNLGATSFWEEYNPAKTGTDRYAMYGRPFGKSLCHAWGASPIYLLGKYYLGVKPTAPGYQQYIIEPKLGGLQWMEGSVPTANGDIKVSCSTKQIKVSGDSGTGLLRFASTSKPVCKDGEVTAKGNGIYELTIQKQKQYTINYSAKK; encoded by the coding sequence ATGCATAAAATATCTACCCATATAAAACTCCCAAAGCATCATGTATTCATCATGCTGTTCATCTTCATGTTTTTTGCCGATATGGCTAAAGCTCAAAAAGCTACCTGGATCTGGTATCCCGGCGATTATGAAGTATGGCTCAGCAACAAAATGCAAAACCGCCGTACCGAGCGTGGGGCATTCTTTCCTCCATTTTGGAAACTGGACAGCCACTATGTATTGGTTGATTTTCACAAGGATTTTACGCTCGCCTCGCCCGAAACAGTTGAGCTGGCCGTTGAAGGACAATATAACGTAAAGCTCGATGGTAAAGCCTTAGCAGGTTACCCAAAAAATATCCATGTGCCGGCTGGCAGGCACAGGCTTAGTCTCAAAGTCTATAACCAGGCTGCTGCCCCCGCCATATTTGTTAAGGGGCAGCAACTGGTGTCGGATACTTCATGGCTGGTTACTTACGAGGATAAAGAATGGATTGATGAATCGGGCAAAACCTCGGATGTATCGGCTACCAAATATGTAAACGCGGGTGACTGGAATTTTGATTCGGTTGATAAGATCCCGTCTGCATTTCGTTTGCCAACAGAGGAGCATAAAGCTGAAAAAACCGAGCGAAAGGAACATTCCATTTTAGTTGATTTTGGTAAGGAAACCTTCGGATACGCAAAACTCATTGGTTTAAAAGGCAAGGGGAGTATCAAACTCTGCTATGGGGAATCGAAAGAAGAGGCACTCGCCCAATCTACCTGCGAACTCCTGGATAGTATCTACATAAATCAACCTCAAAAAGCGGATTTTACTATGGAAGGCTCGCGGGCTTTCCGTTATATCAACGTATTGTTTGATGATAATGTAAGTGCTGATGATATCTCCATGCTGTACGAATATTCATCGGTAGAGCAGCGCGGGAGCTTCAAATGTTCGGATGAATTGGTCAATAAGATCTGGGATGTCTCAGCTTATACCCTGCACCTGAATACCCGCGAGTTTTTTATCGATGGAATCAAAAGGGACAGGTGGATCTGGTCGGGCGATGCTTATCAAAGCTACCTCATGAATTATTACCTGTACTTTGATTCGCCAACAGTAACCCGAACCTTGTATGCCCTGCGCGGTAAAGACCCGGTAACCAGCCATATCAATACCATTATGGATTATACCTTTTATTGGTTCATGGGTATTTATGATTATTACCAGTACACCGGCGATAAAAGTTTCATCAAACAAATGTACCCGCGCATGCAAAGCCTGATGAGCTATTGCCTGCAGCGCCGCGATAAAAACGGACTGATGGAAGGCCTGCCCGGCGACTGGGTATTTATTGACTGGGCTGATAAGCTCAGCAAAAAAGGAGAGGTAAGCTTTGAACAATTGCTGCTTTGCCGCAGCCTGGAAACTATGGCTTTATGTGCCGATATTATGCAGGACGGCAGCGGGAAAACGCAATATGAACAGCTGTCAACCGGCTTGAAATCGAAAATATTTGATCTGTACTGGAACAAGGATAAACACGCTTTTGTACACAGCCTGGTTGAAGGTAAGCAAAGCGATAACGTAACCCGTTATACCAACATGTTCTCGATATTTTTCAATTACCTCAACCCGGATCAGCAGCAGGAAATTAAAAAATATGTATTGCTCAACAACAACATCCAAAAGATAACCACCCCATACATGCGCTTTTATGAACTGGAAGCGCTCTGTGCCATGGGCGAGCAAAGTTATGTGCTCAAGGAAATGAAGGATTACTGGGGTGGTATGCTCAATTTAGGAGCTACCTCTTTTTGGGAAGAATACAATCCTGCTAAAACCGGTACCGACCGCTATGCCATGTACGGGCGGCCTTTTGGTAAAAGCCTTTGTCATGCCTGGGGTGCCAGCCCGATATACCTGCTCGGTAAATATTATCTGGGCGTAAAACCAACAGCTCCGGGTTATCAGCAATACATTATTGAACCGAAATTGGGCGGTTTGCAATGGATGGAAGGCAGCGTACCAACTGCTAATGGCGATATCAAAGTATCATGCAGTACCAAACAGATCAAGGTAAGCGGTGATAGCGGAACGGGATTATTACGTTTTGCGAGTACATCAAAACCGGTTTGCAAGGACGGGGAAGTTACTGCCAAAGGAAACGGTATTTATGAACTCACCATCCAAAAACAAAAACAGTACACCATAAACTATAGCGCAAAAAAATGA
- a CDS encoding glycoside hydrolase family 2 TIM barrel-domain containing protein: MMKRLINILLLTAFSSTGLYAQLVDKTPAPIPNVPVVYDAEPWENPLVDGINRDAARATGYSYSSIKDALAGDREKSGRMLSLNGYWDFSYAAKPADAPKDFYKSRVSGWKKIIVPSSIEMQGYDKPIYKSAVYPFRPVNPPHVPQDYNGVGSYQRTFTLPANWKDLNITLHFGGVSSGFKVWLNGKFLGYGEDSFLPSEFNITPYLQAGENVVSVQVIRWSDGYFLEDQDQWRMSGIHREVMVLAEPKLRIADFQWQAKLDKQYKDAVFSIRPRIENLTGKAVPGYKIEARLFDSNNKEVLQKPLERSVESIINEIYPRLDNVKFGLLETTLKNPDKWSDEKPNLYTLTLSLVDSTGQTLEVKSCKVGIRSIEFSKTDSKLLINGKVTYLYGVNRPDHDPIKGKALSRGDILNDVRTIKRFNFNCIRTSHYPMDPYLYDLCDEYGILVIDEANLETHGLGSKLSNDPMWTGAYLDRATRMVMRDKNHPSVIIWSLGNEAGRGPNHAAMAGWIHDFDITRPVHYEPAQGTPQAEGYIDPTDPRYPKTNDHSHRLQNPIDQPYVDIVSRMYPGIYTAPLLANQQNGDNRPIFFVEYSHAMGNSNGNLKEFWDQWRSTKRVIGGAIWEFKDQGLLKHDSTGKAYYAYGGDYGERYFDNFTIKGIVASDGRPKPAIYECKHVFQPAVCELIDADKATIHIKNWHSVASLSDYEVTLQLREDGNIILKKQMPRINLAAGHDTIISLKQYLPNLKSNHEYLADIHFTLAEDKPWAAKGYEIASDQFQLTNTKLLAVRPDAKKFPEIKISEDDQAYHIGGKDFEIGISKVNGALNSYISKGQQQVFAPLLPHFTRPVTDNDHRGWKMEKKLAAWFKATPVLKKVSAQKTEDGSVVITSVYSMLNDSASVKLSYTIRRDGLLKVSYSLQVKPGLPNLPKVGMQMGIARADSNISYYGRGPYENYIDRRTGSEAGIYSQSVSQFMEPYVVPQENGNRTDVCWMLLHHKTGGLLVTADSLLSMSAWPYTEANIQKAKHTNKLQDAGFITLNIDLVQMGVGGNDSWSEVAEPLEQYRIPAKNYSYSFYLKPYEGKADAAGKAAYQIKFNRKP, translated from the coding sequence ATGATGAAACGGCTGATAAATATCCTGCTTTTAACAGCATTTTCATCAACAGGGCTTTACGCGCAATTAGTTGATAAAACGCCTGCGCCTATCCCCAATGTGCCAGTGGTTTATGATGCTGAACCATGGGAAAACCCTTTGGTTGACGGTATCAACCGGGATGCAGCACGTGCTACAGGCTACTCATATAGCAGCATCAAAGATGCACTGGCCGGCGACAGGGAAAAATCCGGCCGGATGTTATCCTTAAATGGCTATTGGGATTTTAGCTATGCCGCTAAACCCGCCGATGCGCCCAAGGATTTTTATAAAAGCCGGGTAAGCGGCTGGAAAAAGATCATCGTACCTTCAAGTATTGAAATGCAGGGTTACGATAAGCCCATTTATAAAAGTGCCGTTTACCCTTTCCGCCCGGTTAACCCGCCGCATGTGCCGCAGGATTATAATGGTGTTGGCAGCTATCAGCGCACGTTTACTTTGCCGGCTAATTGGAAAGATCTGAACATTACCCTGCATTTTGGTGGCGTAAGTTCGGGCTTTAAGGTTTGGCTCAATGGTAAGTTTTTAGGTTATGGCGAAGACAGCTTTTTGCCCTCGGAGTTTAACATTACCCCGTACCTGCAAGCGGGTGAAAATGTAGTGTCGGTACAGGTGATCCGCTGGAGTGATGGATATTTCCTGGAAGACCAGGATCAGTGGCGTATGAGCGGCATCCACCGGGAAGTAATGGTGTTGGCTGAGCCAAAACTACGCATTGCTGATTTTCAATGGCAGGCCAAACTGGATAAACAATATAAAGATGCAGTTTTCAGTATCCGCCCAAGGATTGAAAACTTGACGGGTAAGGCTGTTCCCGGTTATAAAATTGAAGCAAGGCTTTTCGATAGCAACAATAAAGAAGTGTTGCAGAAACCATTGGAGCGGAGTGTGGAAAGTATTATCAATGAGATCTATCCACGGCTGGATAATGTAAAGTTCGGCTTGCTGGAAACCACGCTGAAGAACCCGGATAAATGGAGCGATGAAAAGCCAAACCTGTATACACTTACTTTGTCCTTAGTTGACAGTACGGGCCAAACCCTTGAAGTTAAAAGCTGTAAGGTGGGCATCCGGAGTATTGAGTTTAGCAAAACGGATAGCAAGCTGCTCATCAACGGCAAAGTAACTTACCTGTACGGCGTAAACCGTCCCGATCATGACCCGATAAAAGGAAAAGCACTATCGCGCGGGGATATCCTGAATGATGTGCGCACCATCAAACGTTTCAATTTTAATTGCATCCGTACCAGTCATTATCCTATGGATCCTTACCTGTATGATCTGTGTGATGAATACGGCATCCTGGTCATAGACGAAGCCAACCTGGAAACCCACGGCCTTGGCTCAAAGCTAAGTAACGACCCCATGTGGACAGGCGCTTACCTTGACAGGGCAACCCGTATGGTGATGCGTGATAAAAATCATCCAAGTGTGATCATCTGGAGTTTGGGGAATGAAGCCGGGCGCGGGCCAAACCATGCTGCTATGGCCGGTTGGATCCATGATTTTGATATCACCCGTCCGGTTCATTACGAGCCCGCCCAGGGCACACCGCAAGCCGAAGGTTATATCGACCCGACCGATCCGCGGTATCCTAAAACTAATGATCACTCGCATCGCCTGCAAAACCCAATCGATCAGCCTTATGTAGATATTGTGAGCCGGATGTACCCCGGTATTTATACCGCACCCTTGCTGGCTAATCAGCAAAATGGCGATAACCGTCCGATATTTTTTGTAGAGTATTCGCATGCCATGGGTAATTCTAACGGCAATTTAAAAGAGTTTTGGGATCAATGGCGCTCAACCAAAAGGGTTATTGGCGGAGCCATCTGGGAGTTTAAAGATCAGGGGCTTTTAAAACATGATTCCACAGGTAAGGCTTACTATGCTTACGGCGGTGATTATGGCGAACGCTATTTTGATAATTTCACCATCAAGGGTATCGTAGCATCCGACGGGCGGCCGAAACCTGCTATTTACGAATGTAAGCATGTTTTTCAACCTGCCGTTTGTGAGCTGATTGATGCTGATAAGGCAACTATCCACATCAAAAACTGGCATAGTGTGGCTTCACTGTCCGATTATGAGGTTACCCTGCAGTTGAGGGAAGACGGCAATATCATACTCAAAAAACAAATGCCGCGCATTAATCTTGCAGCCGGGCATGATACCATCATCAGCCTGAAACAATACCTGCCCAATTTAAAATCCAACCATGAATACCTGGCCGATATCCATTTTACCCTTGCAGAAGATAAGCCCTGGGCAGCTAAAGGCTACGAAATAGCAAGTGATCAGTTTCAGTTAACGAACACTAAATTGTTGGCGGTTCGTCCTGACGCCAAAAAATTCCCCGAGATCAAAATCTCCGAAGATGATCAAGCGTATCACATCGGTGGTAAAGATTTTGAGATAGGCATCAGTAAAGTCAATGGGGCTTTAAACTCCTATATCAGCAAAGGGCAGCAACAGGTTTTTGCACCGTTACTTCCGCATTTTACCCGCCCCGTTACGGATAATGATCATCGCGGATGGAAGATGGAGAAGAAACTGGCAGCATGGTTTAAAGCAACACCGGTATTGAAAAAAGTATCGGCACAAAAAACTGAAGATGGCTCGGTAGTTATTACAAGTGTTTATTCAATGCTTAATGATAGCGCCTCGGTTAAACTGAGCTACACCATCCGCCGTGATGGATTATTGAAAGTTTCTTATTCGTTACAGGTTAAGCCGGGTTTGCCAAACCTGCCCAAGGTTGGTATGCAAATGGGCATCGCCCGGGCCGATAGCAATATCAGTTACTACGGCCGGGGCCCTTATGAAAACTATATTGACAGGCGTACAGGTTCCGAAGCCGGCATCTATTCGCAATCTGTTAGCCAATTTATGGAGCCTTATGTTGTACCCCAGGAAAACGGCAACCGCACTGATGTATGCTGGATGCTGCTGCACCATAAAACAGGTGGCTTGCTGGTAACTGCCGATAGCCTGCTGAGTATGAGTGCCTGGCCTTATACCGAAGCAAACATTCAAAAGGCAAAGCATACCAACAAACTACAGGACGCAGGTTTCATAACCCTGAATATCGACCTGGTGCAAATGGGTGTGGGGGGTAACGACAGCTGGTCGGAAGTGGCTGAGCCTTTGGAGCAGTACCGTATCCCCGCAAAAAACTATAGCTACAGCTTTTATCTGAAACCTTATGAGGGAAAAGCAGATGCGGCTGGAAAAGCGGCTTATCAAATAAAATTTAACAGGAAGCCATGA